From a single Pseudomonas sp. A34-9 genomic region:
- a CDS encoding TetR/AcrR family transcriptional regulator: protein MAPRIKTSERIVLNSLELFNQQGERSISTNHIAAHMEISPGNLYYHFPNKQAIIAVLFSEYESLVDSFLRPPQGRAATVEDKRFYLKELLSAMWRYRFLHRDLEHLLDSDPELAARYRRFSQRCVIQGAAIYEGFVAAGILDMDRVQIESLTLNAWIILTSWVRFLCTTRENSNHLSEQAIKRGVYQVLVLEAGFVTEQARDEVNALFEEFYVPLAQALEDVK, encoded by the coding sequence ATGGCCCCACGAATAAAAACCAGCGAGCGTATCGTGCTCAACAGCCTCGAACTGTTCAATCAGCAGGGCGAGCGCAGTATCAGCACCAATCACATTGCCGCCCACATGGAGATTTCTCCGGGCAACCTGTACTACCACTTCCCTAACAAGCAGGCGATCATCGCCGTGTTGTTCAGTGAGTACGAAAGCCTGGTCGACAGCTTTCTGCGCCCGCCGCAGGGGCGCGCGGCAACAGTCGAGGACAAGCGTTTCTATCTCAAGGAACTGCTCTCGGCGATGTGGCGCTACCGCTTTCTGCACCGCGATCTCGAGCATCTGCTCGACAGCGATCCGGAGCTGGCCGCCCGTTATCGGCGATTTTCCCAGCGCTGCGTGATTCAGGGCGCAGCGATCTACGAAGGTTTTGTTGCTGCCGGAATCCTGGATATGGATCGTGTGCAGATCGAATCCCTGACCCTCAATGCCTGGATCATCCTGACATCCTGGGTGCGCTTCCTGTGCACCACCCGCGAAAACTCCAACCACCTCAGTGAGCAAGCCATTAAACGTGGCGTGTATCAGGTGCTGGTGCTGGAAGCCGGGTTTGTCACCGAGCAGGCGCGAGACGAGGTCAACGCGTTGTTCGAGGAGTTCTACGTGCCGCTGGCCCAGGCCCTTGAAGACGTGAAATAA